Proteins encoded by one window of Rubinisphaera margarita:
- a CDS encoding formylmethanofuran dehydrogenase subunit A, giving the protein MTWYCLKNGTVYDPANNCNGEVRDVWIHKGRIVVAPETRPEELVEHDLQGDIVMPGGVDMHCHIAGSKVNHARKFLAGMRGGSRMRTPNGRSAPVVPSCIATGQLFAAMGYTTAVDAAIPGLSSRLAHHEFAQTPYIDKAFLTLFGNNHYVLDHLREGQHDAVRSYVGWMLSSVHAQGVKIVNPGGVENWKQISRKSLHELDEAVGEFGVSPRQIVQGLARAVDELGVPHPVHIHCNNLGYPGNWETTLKTMQALEGHRGHFAHIQFHSYGGDADDPASFSSAVEQLVDYVAAHPEITVDVGHILPGEAMTITGDAPFAERLARLTGSRWFTADTEQEASCGIIPGRFKPYRNLVHATQWAIGLEWYLRMPDPWRIAMSSDHPNGGAFVKYPEVIHLLMDRSFREEMIGRMPEQLADRSPLRDLEREYSLSEIAIITRAAPAKMLGLTDKGHLGSGAAADVTIYRPQSNLTEMFQRPRLVFKEGSIVSREGELATPGTGSLLTPELTYDDEFGRQRKDWFNENYSIRYGNYAIDREESPCFPTD; this is encoded by the coding sequence ATGACCTGGTACTGCCTGAAGAACGGAACTGTCTACGATCCCGCCAACAACTGTAATGGCGAAGTGCGGGATGTGTGGATTCACAAGGGCCGCATCGTCGTCGCTCCGGAGACTCGACCCGAGGAACTCGTCGAGCACGATCTGCAGGGTGATATTGTCATGCCGGGTGGCGTCGACATGCACTGTCACATCGCCGGCTCGAAGGTCAATCATGCCCGGAAATTTCTGGCCGGGATGCGTGGCGGTTCCCGAATGAGAACGCCGAACGGCAGATCTGCTCCCGTCGTTCCCAGCTGTATCGCCACCGGGCAGCTCTTCGCGGCCATGGGATACACCACCGCCGTTGACGCGGCCATCCCCGGTTTATCGTCCCGCCTGGCTCATCACGAGTTCGCTCAGACACCTTACATCGACAAAGCGTTTCTGACGCTCTTCGGCAACAACCACTACGTTCTCGATCACCTCCGGGAGGGACAGCATGACGCGGTTCGTTCCTATGTCGGCTGGATGCTCTCCTCGGTGCATGCACAAGGGGTGAAGATCGTCAACCCCGGTGGAGTGGAAAACTGGAAGCAGATCAGTCGGAAGTCGCTGCACGAACTCGATGAGGCGGTCGGTGAGTTTGGCGTCTCCCCCAGACAGATCGTTCAGGGGCTGGCGCGAGCGGTCGATGAACTCGGCGTTCCGCATCCGGTCCACATTCACTGCAACAATCTCGGCTATCCCGGCAACTGGGAAACAACACTGAAAACGATGCAGGCTCTCGAAGGGCATCGAGGGCACTTCGCCCATATTCAGTTCCACAGTTACGGCGGAGATGCCGATGATCCTGCGTCGTTCTCATCGGCTGTGGAGCAACTGGTCGACTACGTCGCCGCTCATCCGGAGATCACGGTCGATGTCGGCCATATCCTGCCGGGGGAGGCGATGACGATTACGGGCGACGCCCCGTTCGCGGAACGGCTGGCTCGACTGACGGGCAGCCGCTGGTTCACGGCTGACACCGAGCAGGAAGCGAGCTGCGGAATTATTCCGGGCCGATTCAAACCGTACCGAAATCTGGTCCATGCCACGCAATGGGCGATCGGCCTGGAGTGGTATCTGCGGATGCCGGATCCCTGGCGGATCGCAATGAGTAGTGATCACCCCAATGGCGGAGCCTTTGTGAAGTATCCCGAAGTGATTCATCTGCTCATGGATCGCAGTTTTCGGGAAGAGATGATCGGCCGCATGCCCGAACAGCTGGCTGACCGTTCGCCGTTGCGTGATCTCGAGCGCGAATACAGCCTTTCGGAGATCGCCATTATTACCCGGGCAGCGCCGGCGAAGATGCTGGGGCTCACCGATAAAGGGCATCTCGGGTCAGGAGCCGCCGCGGATGTCACAATCTATCGACCGCAGTCGAATCTGACCGAAATGTTTCAGCGGCCTCGGCTCGTGTTCAAAGAGGGAAGCATTGTCTCGAGGGAAGGCGAACTGGCCACGCCCGGAACCGGAAGCCTGCTGACACCCGAGTTGACCTACGACGACGAATTTGGGCGGCAGCGGAAGGACTGGTTCAACGAGAACTATTCGATCCGGTACGGTAACTACGCCATCGACCGCGAAGAGTCACCCTGCTTTCCGACCGATTGA
- a CDS encoding sodium/solute symporter, producing MIYEPSALATIVFFAFVGITLGLSFWLGRQAKSSQGYFAAHGQIPWFVNGVAFAGDYLSAASFLGICGMIAFYGYDGFLYSIGYLAGWIVALFIVAEPMKRLGKFTFADALNSQFDSPGIQIAAGISTLVVSIFYLIPQMVGAGALVTPLLGFDHWVGVVIVGATVMLIVVTAGMVSTTWVQFLKGSLLVFFSALMTIMLLARGFAVDDGGQDGHKFRTLGPYSPGQLAAGEIVETDGQTWTVVDSSKAWQDTDFVQLEQDGVVTVWHEVAAEDGQVRLTEAQSVAETEAGQILINGLPKGKGEGEAVLHPTGYLSDLPGDQEETGPVGPLGFFSTLQESTVIRWPKEIVFEEDTKTTVFYQKPTPGSQVLRPGEYPGFQGIRSDRLIDKLNFLSLMLALFCGTASLPHILIRYYTVKDETAARKSTIVGISAIGFFYILSLYIGLGAMTSGALDVTNSNMAAPLLARSMAEWLFAAISAIAFTTVLGTVSGLILASAGAVTHDLVGRLSAHKLNDKEQVRLAKFSSVGVGIIAIVLGIVFEKMNVSYLVGWAFSVAASANLPSLVMLLFWKGTTKEGIITALLVGMTSSLAWILLSADTFTQVYGMSAENALVPFSQPGIVTIPLGFLTLIVVSLMTQPKREETVA from the coding sequence GTGATTTACGAACCCTCTGCTCTTGCGACTATCGTCTTCTTTGCGTTTGTCGGGATCACCCTGGGACTCAGCTTCTGGCTGGGACGGCAGGCGAAATCCTCTCAGGGCTACTTCGCCGCTCACGGTCAGATTCCCTGGTTTGTGAACGGAGTCGCCTTTGCCGGCGACTACCTGTCAGCCGCATCGTTCCTCGGTATCTGCGGGATGATCGCCTTCTATGGCTACGATGGGTTTCTCTATTCCATCGGCTATCTGGCTGGCTGGATTGTCGCGTTGTTTATCGTGGCCGAGCCGATGAAGCGACTCGGGAAGTTCACCTTCGCCGATGCTCTCAACTCCCAATTCGATTCCCCCGGCATTCAGATCGCGGCTGGAATCAGCACTCTGGTGGTCAGTATTTTCTATCTGATCCCTCAGATGGTCGGCGCCGGTGCCCTGGTGACTCCTCTGCTCGGTTTCGATCACTGGGTGGGCGTCGTGATCGTCGGTGCCACAGTGATGCTGATTGTCGTAACGGCCGGGATGGTTTCGACCACCTGGGTGCAGTTTCTGAAAGGCTCGCTGCTGGTCTTCTTCTCCGCGTTGATGACCATCATGCTGCTGGCGCGAGGCTTCGCAGTCGACGACGGTGGGCAGGACGGACACAAGTTCCGTACCCTCGGGCCATACAGCCCCGGTCAGCTGGCAGCCGGTGAGATTGTCGAAACCGACGGCCAGACCTGGACCGTTGTCGATTCCTCGAAAGCCTGGCAGGACACAGACTTCGTTCAGCTCGAGCAGGATGGCGTGGTCACAGTCTGGCATGAAGTTGCGGCCGAAGATGGTCAGGTTCGGCTGACGGAAGCTCAGTCCGTCGCCGAGACCGAAGCGGGACAAATTCTGATCAACGGGCTGCCGAAGGGCAAAGGCGAAGGCGAAGCCGTTCTGCATCCGACCGGCTATCTTTCGGACCTTCCTGGCGACCAGGAAGAAACTGGTCCGGTGGGTCCGCTGGGATTCTTCAGCACGCTCCAGGAGAGTACGGTCATTCGCTGGCCGAAGGAGATCGTCTTCGAGGAAGATACGAAGACGACGGTCTTTTATCAGAAGCCGACTCCCGGCAGTCAGGTTCTGCGACCGGGCGAATACCCCGGTTTTCAGGGCATTCGAAGCGACCGCCTGATCGACAAACTGAACTTTCTTTCGCTGATGCTGGCTTTATTCTGCGGAACCGCGTCGCTGCCGCATATTCTGATTCGCTACTACACGGTCAAAGATGAGACTGCAGCTCGGAAGAGTACCATCGTCGGCATCTCAGCGATCGGATTCTTCTACATTCTATCGCTCTATATCGGACTGGGAGCGATGACGAGCGGGGCTCTGGACGTGACCAACAGCAATATGGCCGCCCCTCTGCTGGCCCGCAGTATGGCGGAATGGCTGTTTGCCGCAATCTCAGCCATTGCCTTCACCACGGTTCTCGGTACCGTCAGCGGCCTGATTCTCGCTTCTGCGGGAGCAGTGACTCACGACCTAGTCGGCCGCCTGTCGGCACACAAGCTCAACGATAAAGAGCAGGTCCGGCTGGCGAAGTTCTCGTCGGTGGGCGTGGGCATCATCGCGATCGTACTGGGTATCGTCTTCGAAAAAATGAACGTGAGCTATCTGGTCGGCTGGGCATTCAGCGTCGCTGCGTCCGCGAACTTGCCGTCGCTCGTGATGCTGTTGTTCTGGAAAGGCACGACCAAGGAAGGGATCATTACGGCGTTGCTCGTCGGTATGACCAGTTCTCTGGCGTGGATTCTACTTTCGGCTGACACGTTTACGCAGGTCTATGGAATGAGTGCCGAAAACGCGCTGGTACCGTTCAGTCAACCGGGGATCGTTACGATTCCGCTCGGCTTCCTGACACTCATCGTCGTGTCGCTGATGACTCAACCGAAACGGGAAGAAACGGTCGCATAA
- a CDS encoding DUF485 domain-containing protein, producing the protein MFDSPNGRIAMILFAVYLVLYSGFMLINVFAPALMDKTPLAGVNLAIWYGFLLIAAAIFLAFLYGALCRPNEEDPNRTKGGQQ; encoded by the coding sequence ATGTTCGATTCCCCGAATGGTCGCATTGCGATGATTCTCTTCGCGGTGTACCTCGTGCTGTACTCCGGCTTCATGCTGATCAATGTGTTCGCCCCCGCCCTGATGGACAAGACTCCTCTGGCCGGTGTAAATCTTGCCATCTGGTATGGTTTTCTGCTGATTGCGGCGGCAATCTTTCTTGCGTTCCTGTACGGAGCACTCTGTCGCCCGAACGAAGAGGATCCCAACCGCACGAAAGGGGGTCAGCAGTGA
- the tsaE gene encoding tRNA (adenosine(37)-N6)-threonylcarbamoyltransferase complex ATPase subunit type 1 TsaE, with translation MNDDNPERSIQVVCHSEAETARLAAQIALKAEPGLIIRLDGELGAGKTCFVRNFAEALGVDSQGVNSPTYVIVQHYLGDYLLHHFDLYRVVDEDELYEMGADELLEGKGISLVEWASRFAEFLPRDGLSISIDVTGPTERVYNLSAEGAVARSIVAEIAELHS, from the coding sequence ATGAATGACGACAATCCCGAACGTTCGATCCAGGTGGTCTGTCACAGCGAGGCGGAAACCGCTCGCCTCGCCGCGCAGATTGCACTGAAAGCCGAACCCGGGCTCATCATCCGCCTCGACGGAGAACTCGGAGCGGGGAAAACCTGCTTCGTACGGAACTTCGCGGAAGCTCTCGGCGTCGACAGTCAGGGGGTCAACAGCCCGACATACGTGATCGTTCAGCACTATCTCGGCGACTATCTGCTGCACCATTTCGATCTCTATCGCGTGGTCGATGAAGACGAGCTCTATGAGATGGGAGCGGATGAGTTGCTCGAAGGGAAGGGGATCAGTCTCGTCGAGTGGGCGAGTCGATTTGCAGAGTTTCTCCCCAGAGACGGGCTTTCGATTTCGATTGATGTCACCGGCCCGACGGAACGAGTCTATAATCTTTCCGCTGAGGGCGCGGTCGCCCGGTCGATCGTCGCCGAGATCGCCGAACTCCATTCCTGA
- a CDS encoding beta-ketoacyl-[acyl-carrier-protein] synthase family protein yields the protein MNSQHVCPVVITGIGVVSPIGIGKEAFWRSLKDARSGIGFLKSVPSSRLPSKVGAEIHDFDPVQHIYNRKFLKVMSRDVQLGVAAASMSFRDAGLSRGQVDPDRLGVVFGSGHISSTPEELVAAARVDGGGSQKDQFDRWGSERMGKIPPLWLLRQLPNMPACHVAIEHDARGHNNTITSRESSALLAFAEAMGTIQRGAADCMIVGASSSATDPFDVARFNSFESLTRREDDPERACRPFDRDRDGSVVGEGSAVFVLESYEHAVRRGANIYAEIMAVGSGCDGRSSDPKNHGAGLVASIRSVMRRTGIDTAEVGHINAHGKSTQRDDLVEARSYHRALGDNVSRVPVMALGSYFGQFDAGTGAVELAGSILALHHRELPVTLNYETPDPGCRLNVIRDQTIPLHNSIAMSVNRTSMGQSTACLLRAV from the coding sequence ATGAATTCGCAACACGTGTGCCCCGTAGTCATTACGGGCATCGGCGTCGTTTCACCGATTGGGATCGGGAAAGAGGCCTTCTGGCGGAGTCTGAAAGACGCCCGCTCGGGAATTGGCTTTCTGAAGTCCGTCCCTTCCTCGCGTCTCCCCTCCAAAGTGGGAGCCGAGATCCACGATTTCGATCCGGTTCAGCACATCTACAACCGAAAATTCCTCAAGGTGATGAGCCGCGACGTCCAGCTGGGTGTCGCCGCCGCGAGCATGAGTTTTCGTGATGCCGGGCTGTCCCGCGGACAGGTCGATCCCGACCGACTCGGCGTGGTCTTCGGTTCGGGCCACATTTCCTCGACGCCTGAGGAACTCGTGGCAGCCGCCCGTGTCGATGGCGGAGGAAGTCAGAAAGATCAGTTCGATCGTTGGGGTTCGGAGCGAATGGGGAAGATTCCGCCGCTCTGGCTGCTGCGTCAGCTCCCCAACATGCCGGCCTGTCACGTCGCCATCGAACACGACGCCCGCGGGCACAACAATACCATTACGAGCCGCGAATCCTCGGCTCTGCTCGCTTTCGCCGAAGCGATGGGCACGATTCAGCGTGGAGCAGCCGACTGCATGATCGTGGGCGCCAGCAGCTCGGCGACCGATCCGTTCGATGTGGCGCGCTTCAATTCCTTCGAGAGCCTGACCCGTCGCGAAGACGATCCGGAACGGGCCTGTCGTCCGTTCGACCGCGATCGTGACGGCAGCGTGGTCGGAGAAGGTTCGGCCGTGTTCGTTCTCGAAAGCTACGAGCACGCCGTCCGCCGCGGGGCCAATATCTACGCTGAAATCATGGCTGTCGGCTCCGGCTGCGACGGCCGCAGTTCCGATCCGAAGAATCATGGAGCAGGGCTGGTCGCTTCGATCCGTTCGGTGATGCGACGGACCGGGATCGATACCGCTGAGGTTGGTCACATCAACGCTCACGGCAAGAGCACGCAGCGGGACGATCTCGTTGAAGCCCGGTCCTACCATCGGGCTCTGGGCGACAATGTGTCCCGCGTTCCAGTCATGGCGTTGGGAAGCTATTTCGGCCAGTTCGATGCCGGGACAGGGGCTGTTGAGCTCGCTGGTTCAATCCTGGCCCTGCACCATCGCGAACTGCCAGTCACTCTGAACTACGAAACGCCGGACCCGGGCTGTCGGCTGAATGTGATTCGTGACCAGACGATTCCGCTGCACAACTCGATCGCCATGAGTGTAAATCGCACGTCAATGGGCCAAAGCACGGCCTGTCTGCTTCGCGCCGTTTAG
- the asnB gene encoding asparagine synthase (glutamine-hydrolyzing) — protein MCGIVGAIALDGHPEFPPQALSQMCQAIRHRGPDDEHHYQEAGVALGARRLAIIDVAHGRQPIGNEDGQIQVAFNGELYDYPRLREELQARGHRFQTHCDTEVWAHLYEEHGDDVFLKARGQFATSIWDRNKRRLLLGRDRAGISPLYYTIVGKWLLWSSEVRGLLASGMVEAKPDRKGLDYFFNFFCMPNQRTCFEGIHMLPPGHQLTVQDGRVNVRCYWDLDFPDAGEERRFVNSDVAVQEFEQLLTRSVERRLFSEVPVCCYISGGLDSTSVLGLVSRTREKPIQAFSLSLQDSGPVDERLQAEESARVLNCPIDVLSISQHEIAQAFPEQIVATEGPVFDTSTACLMLLAKRVHERGFKVALTGEGADELLAGYIWFRLAQKYRMPGDPVARLFRRILPRVVGGGRRHQAPLKAFYGTRIAQQTSYELIGQAREVLYSEQMWRDVEDYSPYEDVPGACEDRIQRWSTLNQSLYAGFKIMLPGLLLAGKSDRITMNSSIEGRYPFLDEDVVDFCAQLPIDMKLRGKENKWLLRQVAARTLPAQIAGRPKTMFRAHLTNNFLRPGAPSWVQQLLSPEALQKAGYFDPAGVARALQVLKKQKSRSLGRYALDMGMIGVISTQLWHHLYIDPTMADLPDWKGIGN, from the coding sequence GTGTGTGGTATTGTCGGAGCGATTGCGCTCGACGGTCATCCAGAGTTCCCTCCTCAAGCTCTCTCCCAGATGTGTCAGGCCATCCGGCATCGTGGCCCGGATGACGAGCATCATTACCAGGAGGCGGGCGTTGCTCTGGGAGCCCGACGGCTCGCAATTATCGATGTGGCCCATGGGCGTCAGCCGATTGGTAACGAAGATGGCCAGATTCAGGTCGCCTTCAACGGGGAACTGTACGATTACCCTCGGCTTCGCGAGGAATTGCAGGCCCGTGGTCATCGCTTTCAGACCCATTGCGACACCGAAGTGTGGGCGCATCTCTACGAGGAACATGGCGACGACGTCTTTCTGAAGGCGCGCGGTCAGTTCGCGACCAGCATCTGGGACCGCAACAAGAGACGACTGCTGCTCGGACGAGATCGAGCTGGTATTTCCCCGCTGTATTACACAATCGTCGGGAAGTGGTTGCTCTGGTCTTCGGAAGTTCGCGGACTGCTCGCCAGCGGAATGGTTGAAGCCAAACCTGATCGCAAGGGGCTCGACTACTTCTTCAACTTTTTCTGCATGCCCAATCAGCGAACCTGTTTCGAGGGCATTCACATGCTCCCGCCGGGACACCAGCTGACCGTGCAGGACGGTCGTGTGAATGTCCGTTGCTATTGGGACCTCGATTTCCCGGATGCCGGTGAGGAACGCCGATTTGTTAATTCTGATGTCGCGGTTCAGGAATTCGAACAGCTGCTGACCAGGTCGGTTGAGCGGCGGCTCTTCAGTGAAGTTCCGGTCTGCTGCTACATCAGTGGAGGCCTCGATTCCACGAGTGTTCTCGGACTGGTTTCACGAACACGCGAGAAGCCGATTCAGGCGTTCTCGCTTTCGCTGCAGGATTCCGGTCCAGTCGACGAGCGTCTTCAGGCTGAAGAGTCGGCCAGGGTGCTTAATTGTCCGATCGATGTCCTTTCCATCTCTCAACATGAGATCGCCCAGGCGTTTCCCGAGCAGATTGTGGCGACCGAAGGGCCGGTGTTTGATACCTCGACAGCCTGTCTGATGCTGCTTGCCAAACGGGTGCACGAACGCGGGTTCAAAGTTGCATTGACGGGGGAAGGAGCTGACGAATTGCTCGCCGGCTATATCTGGTTTCGACTGGCTCAAAAGTACCGCATGCCCGGCGATCCGGTTGCCCGGCTGTTTCGCCGCATCCTGCCGCGGGTCGTTGGGGGTGGTCGACGACATCAGGCTCCGCTGAAAGCCTTCTACGGAACACGGATTGCCCAGCAGACCTCCTACGAACTGATCGGCCAGGCCCGAGAAGTCCTGTATTCCGAGCAGATGTGGCGGGATGTCGAGGATTACTCGCCGTACGAAGACGTCCCCGGTGCGTGCGAGGACCGGATTCAACGCTGGTCGACCTTGAATCAATCGCTCTACGCGGGGTTCAAGATCATGCTGCCCGGTCTGCTGCTCGCCGGAAAGAGCGACCGGATCACGATGAACAGTTCTATCGAGGGACGCTATCCGTTCCTCGACGAAGACGTTGTCGATTTCTGTGCGCAGCTGCCAATCGATATGAAGCTTCGCGGTAAGGAGAACAAGTGGCTGTTGCGGCAGGTCGCCGCCCGTACGCTGCCGGCACAGATTGCCGGGCGGCCCAAGACGATGTTCCGTGCTCATCTCACGAATAACTTCCTGCGGCCCGGAGCACCTTCCTGGGTTCAACAGTTGTTGAGTCCTGAAGCTCTTCAGAAAGCCGGGTATTTCGATCCTGCGGGAGTTGCTCGAGCGTTGCAGGTCCTGAAGAAGCAAAAGTCCCGATCGCTGGGGCGGTATGCTCTGGATATGGGAATGATCGGTGTCATTTCCACGCAGCTCTGGCACCATCTGTATATTGATCCGACTATGGCCGACCTTCCGGACTGGAAGGGCATCGGAAACTGA
- a CDS encoding aldo/keto reductase, with protein MEFLTLQNGDKLPKVGYGFWKVDPDRTAGLVQEAVQRGYRHLDCACDYGNEEQVGQGIQSTLKAGDCSRDDLWVTSKLWNTYHAPEHVEAACRKSLSDLQLDYLDLYLIHFPISQKFVPFDERYPPGWFSDPDAANPQMEMNPVPIAETWKAMEKLVDDGLVKHIGISNFGTSLIRDLLSAARIRPSVLQVELHPYLTQEKLVKYCEKEQIAVTGFSPLGALSYLSLDMADREESVLEQSVVKAAAERTGKSPAQVVLRWGVQRGTAVIPKTEKPERLTENLSLFDFELTNDEMQAISGLNRNRRFNDPGDFCEAAFNTFCPIYE; from the coding sequence ATGGAATTTCTGACACTGCAGAATGGCGATAAGCTCCCGAAGGTTGGTTACGGATTCTGGAAAGTCGATCCGGATCGAACGGCCGGCCTTGTTCAGGAGGCGGTGCAACGAGGCTACCGGCATCTCGACTGTGCCTGCGACTACGGCAACGAAGAGCAGGTCGGGCAGGGTATTCAGTCGACTCTCAAGGCCGGTGACTGCAGCCGCGACGACCTGTGGGTCACCTCCAAGCTCTGGAACACGTATCATGCTCCCGAGCATGTCGAAGCCGCCTGCCGGAAGTCGCTGAGCGATCTGCAGCTCGATTACCTCGACCTGTATCTGATTCACTTTCCGATCTCGCAGAAGTTCGTGCCCTTCGACGAACGCTATCCGCCGGGCTGGTTTTCTGATCCAGACGCCGCAAATCCGCAGATGGAAATGAACCCGGTACCGATCGCGGAAACCTGGAAGGCGATGGAGAAGCTGGTCGATGATGGACTGGTCAAGCACATCGGCATCTCGAACTTCGGAACATCGTTGATTCGCGATCTGCTCAGTGCCGCCCGCATTCGTCCGTCTGTGCTCCAGGTCGAACTGCATCCCTATCTCACCCAGGAGAAACTCGTCAAATACTGCGAGAAGGAACAGATCGCCGTCACCGGCTTCTCTCCGCTCGGGGCTTTGTCGTATCTCTCGCTCGATATGGCCGATCGGGAGGAATCCGTCCTCGAACAGTCGGTCGTCAAAGCGGCTGCTGAGCGGACGGGCAAGAGCCCCGCACAGGTCGTGCTTCGTTGGGGCGTGCAGCGAGGGACAGCCGTCATCCCGAAAACGGAAAAGCCGGAACGTCTGACTGAGAATCTTAGTCTGTTCGACTTCGAGTTGACCAACGACGAGATGCAGGCAATTTCGGGGCTCAATCGCAACCGACGCTTCAACGATCCGGGAGATTTTTGCGAAGCGGCCTTCAACACGTTCTGCCCAATCTACGAATAG
- a CDS encoding SixA phosphatase family protein yields MALRLILMRHAKSSWDDGNLQDFDRPLNKRGRRDAPRMGRWVTAREIEVDRCLCSTATRTRETFDLWQQGSHQTPTVEYIEDLYHAPPGLILDCVKDVAGAGRTVMVIAHNPGMESLTAQFSGQDRRFPTAATAIFEFPQLERWRELTRHSDVKQLAFQVPKELPSEVE; encoded by the coding sequence GTGGCACTCCGTCTGATCCTGATGCGGCACGCCAAGTCGAGCTGGGATGATGGCAATCTGCAGGACTTCGATCGTCCGTTGAACAAGCGCGGAAGACGGGATGCCCCTCGAATGGGCCGCTGGGTCACCGCCCGGGAGATCGAAGTCGATCGGTGTCTCTGTTCCACGGCGACGCGAACACGCGAGACGTTCGATCTCTGGCAGCAAGGGAGTCACCAGACTCCGACTGTTGAGTACATCGAGGATCTGTATCACGCACCGCCCGGTCTCATCCTCGATTGCGTGAAAGACGTTGCCGGCGCCGGTCGTACCGTAATGGTCATCGCCCATAACCCGGGAATGGAGTCGCTTACCGCCCAGTTCTCCGGACAGGACCGACGTTTTCCCACAGCAGCGACGGCGATCTTCGAGTTTCCTCAGCTGGAACGCTGGCGGGAACTGACCCGGCATTCGGACGTGAAGCAACTCGCGTTCCAGGTCCCGAAAGAACTTCCGTCCGAAGTGGAATGA
- a CDS encoding uroporphyrinogen-III synthase yields MRVCSFESRRRDEMATLIRKFGGDPTVVPSMREVPLEAHTDAFEFARRIEQGEIEIVVFMTGVGARTLFDAIRTTGYWDSFQSELDQRTIIVRGPKPVPVLKDAKVHIDFRAPEPNTWRELLELIDGTPVDVSGKTIGVQEYGKPNQEFYEQLKQRGAEVYPVTVYAWDFPEDVEPLYAAIQAACDQPFDVVMFTSAQQVDNVLEAADRLGKKDDWRASLKRSSVASIGPTCSDRLREHGISIAMEPSHPKMAHLVREAIAFAQQSSAS; encoded by the coding sequence ATGCGTGTCTGCAGTTTTGAGAGCCGCCGTCGTGATGAGATGGCCACGCTGATCCGCAAGTTCGGCGGCGATCCCACCGTTGTTCCGTCCATGCGGGAAGTGCCGTTGGAGGCTCACACAGACGCTTTCGAATTCGCCCGCCGGATTGAGCAGGGCGAGATTGAGATCGTCGTGTTCATGACCGGTGTCGGGGCTCGCACGCTGTTCGATGCAATCAGAACAACTGGTTACTGGGACTCATTTCAAAGTGAACTCGATCAACGGACGATCATCGTCCGCGGACCGAAGCCCGTTCCTGTGCTCAAGGACGCGAAGGTCCATATCGATTTCCGCGCTCCCGAGCCGAATACCTGGCGGGAATTGCTGGAACTAATTGATGGCACTCCGGTTGACGTAAGCGGGAAGACAATCGGCGTTCAGGAGTACGGCAAGCCGAACCAGGAATTTTACGAGCAACTGAAGCAGCGTGGAGCCGAGGTTTATCCCGTCACGGTCTACGCCTGGGATTTTCCGGAAGACGTTGAACCGCTGTATGCAGCCATTCAGGCGGCGTGCGACCAGCCGTTTGACGTCGTGATGTTCACCAGCGCCCAGCAGGTCGACAACGTCCTCGAAGCTGCGGATCGACTCGGGAAAAAGGACGATTGGCGGGCCAGCTTGAAACGAAGCTCGGTCGCCTCCATTGGACCGACCTGTAGCGACCGGCTGCGCGAACACGGCATTTCCATCGCCATGGAGCCGAGTCATCCCAAGATGGCTCATCTGGTTCGCGAAGCCATCGCCTTTGCTCAGCAGTCCTCCGCCTCCTGA